In the genome of Pirellulales bacterium, one region contains:
- a CDS encoding DUF1549 domain-containing protein: MRPASRPSAITLLMLSVLTSALAEEPSAAPPIFSAEQTEFFEKVIRPLFVEHCHKCHSAQQQKGHLRLDSRRALLDGGDTGPAIVPGKPDESLLIDAVSYGEVYQMPPTGKLADKQVAALRRWVEQGAAWPAESAVAQKAPAGSTFNLGERAMHWCFQPLGKHPLPAIDARSWPRSSTDVWILSRLEAAGLAPVGSADKPTLLRRATFDLIGLPPTPEEIADFLSDDRPDAFARVVDRLLASPHFGERWGRHWLDLVRYAESKGHEFDYTIPNAWQYRDYVIRALNADVPYNQFVVEHVAGDLLDGPRRNPERGFNESVLGTGFWFLGEEVHSPVELKADELDRTDNKIDVFSKTFLALTVACARCHDHKFDAITTKDYYALAGHIVSASYRQTPFDAIDAEANIAQRLEALRSEHQVKLLQAMHAAMRPTLDRLGEMLLATRDVIQA; this comes from the coding sequence GCGAGCCGTCCGTCGGCGATCACCCTCTTGATGTTGTCGGTGTTGACGTCCGCTCTGGCTGAAGAGCCGAGCGCCGCGCCACCGATCTTCTCGGCAGAGCAGACCGAGTTCTTCGAGAAGGTCATCCGGCCGCTGTTCGTCGAACATTGCCATAAATGTCACAGCGCTCAGCAACAGAAGGGACATCTGCGGCTCGATTCGCGCAGAGCTCTGCTGGATGGTGGAGATACCGGACCGGCCATTGTGCCCGGCAAACCGGATGAAAGTCTGCTCATCGACGCGGTCTCTTATGGCGAAGTGTATCAAATGCCTCCCACCGGAAAGCTGGCCGATAAGCAGGTCGCGGCCCTGCGGCGTTGGGTCGAGCAGGGCGCCGCATGGCCGGCCGAATCTGCTGTTGCCCAGAAAGCCCCCGCCGGCTCCACGTTCAACCTGGGCGAGCGCGCCATGCACTGGTGTTTTCAGCCGCTGGGCAAACACCCGTTGCCGGCGATCGACGCCAGGAGTTGGCCCCGCTCATCGACCGATGTTTGGATCTTATCGCGGCTGGAGGCGGCGGGGCTCGCGCCCGTCGGTTCGGCCGACAAACCAACACTGCTGCGGCGAGCAACGTTCGATCTGATCGGCCTGCCGCCGACGCCCGAAGAGATTGCGGATTTTTTGTCGGACGACCGGCCGGATGCCTTCGCACGGGTGGTCGATCGCCTGCTCGCCTCCCCACATTTCGGCGAGCGCTGGGGCCGGCACTGGCTCGACCTGGTGCGGTACGCCGAAAGCAAGGGGCATGAGTTCGATTACACGATTCCCAATGCCTGGCAGTATCGCGACTACGTCATCCGCGCGCTCAACGCCGACGTGCCGTACAATCAGTTCGTCGTCGAGCACGTGGCGGGCGACTTGCTCGACGGGCCGCGGCGAAATCCCGAGCGCGGCTTCAACGAGTCGGTGCTCGGCACCGGCTTCTGGTTCTTGGGCGAGGAGGTCCATTCGCCCGTCGAGCTGAAGGCCGACGAGCTGGACCGCACCGACAACAAGATCGACGTCTTTTCCAAGACCTTTCTGGCACTGACCGTCGCTTGTGCCCGCTGTCACGACCACAAGTTCGACGCCATCACGACCAAAGACTATTATGCCCTGGCCGGACACATCGTCAGCGCCAGTTATCGGCAGACGCCCTTCGATGCGATCGACGCCGAAGCGAACATCGCCCAGCGGCTGGAAGCGCTGCGAAGCGAGCACCAGGTGAAGCTTTTGCAGGCGATGCACGCCGCCATGCGGCCGACGCTCGATCGCCTGGGTGAGATGCTGCTGGCCACGCGCGACGTGATCCAAGCG